AAGGGCACCATGTGCCAGATGATTGCCCAGAACTTTGGCCCGCAACACTTCTCCAGCGGCcacttcttgtgggagaacatcaaGGCCAGCACGGAAGTTGGTGATATGGCCAAGCAATACCTAGAGAAAGGCCATTTGGTCCCACATCATGTTATCACACGCCTGATGCTCTCGGAACTGGAGAGCAGGAGTGGCCAGCACTGGCTTCTGGACGGTTTTCCAAGGATACTAGTGCAGGCTGAAGCTCTAGAAAAAATTTGTGACCTGGATCTAGTGATCACTTTGAACATTCTGTTTGAGACATTGAATGATCGATTCAGCTGTCGTTGGATTCACCCTCCCAACGGAAGAGTGTATAACATGGACTTCAACCCACCTCATGTACATGGAATTGATGACATCACTGGTGAATCATTAGTCCAACAAGAGAATGCTAAGCCTGAAGCAGTTGCTGCCTGGCTAAGACGGTACAAGGACACTGTAAAGCTAGTCATTGAGCTATACAAGAGCCGAGGAGTGCTGCACCAGTTTTTGGGGATGGAGATTAATAAAATCTGGCCTTACGTTTACACGCTTTTCTCAAACAAGATCACACCTATTAAATCCAGACAGGCATACTGAGCTTGCTCAGTGGAAGAACCAGGAGGATGTGGTCATTCATTCAACTGCGTGTAACATTAGTGCCGTGTCCAACTTAGAAGGTAGCTGTGATAGCTTGCAGTATCTTTTCCAGTTTACATGTTGAAGTGATAAGAAAATTAATTGAATAGAAAGAGCTCACAAACCGGCCCTCCTGCCTTTGAAGTGTCTCCTTCCACATGTGGCCAGCCCTTACCAAGGAAGCAAGAATAGGCTGGAATTGAAGGGGTGTGGAACGTGAGCTCCAGCTGACTTCTGACGGCCATCTTGCGGCCATTGCAGCCTGCTTTTACCCACAATGGCGGTACTTCCTGGTTTTTCCCATACCCCGTGGCTGTTGAACCACGTATGTGATACATCCCAGGCTTTGCCTCAGTACTCGCGGATGTGTTGTCCTAATGACAATGGAATTGAAGCTATTGCTCTGAATGGGTGATTCTCTGATTTTGTGTGTCGACAGGTTGTTTTCCCGAGTAAGAGTGATTCCTTCTCAGCATCCATGCTCCAAAGAATCTGTTTTTTGGAACCTTTGGATTAAAGCATTttgactaataataataataaaaaggatatTTACATGTGCCCCACAGGAAGGGGGAAGTTTTTTCCCAAAAAAGTTCAAATGTAACTAGCttacttttttgatttttttgtttttattggaaagacagatttaaagaaagaaaaattttccatgcattggttcactctccaatgatCACAATGATCAGAAttgagccaacctgaagtcaggagctagctGTCAGATACCTCCTGTTTCTGGACTGGGTTgttgcattctgcattctgatcTTCACTGGATCTATCAAGCTTTGCCTGATTATCCATGGTAATTAATTGTCATCACATTATAAATATACTGTTATATTTGTTTTCAGCTATCATGAAGACaagttgactttaaaaaaaatttatttatttttattggaagggcagatatacagagaggagagacagagaggaagatcatctatctgatgattcactccccaagcagccacaatggctagagctgagccaacccaccaggagccaggagtctcttctgggtctcccacattggtgcagggtcccaaggctttgggccatcctcgactgctttcccagaccacaagcagggagttgatgaaaagcagagccaccaggattagaactggcacccatatgggatcccggctcattcaaggtgaggactttgagcCACTAAGCTATATATCACACCGGGCCAGAcaagttgacttttttttttttttttttggagtaggTTAGTtcaatgactctttttttttttttagtttaatgaCTCTTAATGCAAATATAATCACCACAAATAGGAAGCAGAAGAGTTCCTCTCCCTCCAAAAGCTGCCTGCATTTCTCTAGCCCCTAGTAACCACTAATCTGTTCTTCAAAACAACAATTTCATTGAAATAAAATCATACAGTATGTACCTGTAAgtggatttttttctctcagcTTAACATATTGTAGATTCAGCTAAGTTATGCATATCTcaatacttcatttctttttattactgagtaaaaatacacatgtatattgATAGATCCTCCATGTGCTGGATCACTACTGGCCACAGTCCAATCTGGGCAAGCTGAAGCTAAGCCCTAGAAACTTGATTCATGCTGGATGCCCACAGAGTGACAGaggcccacgcacttgggccattgctcactgctttcccaggcacattaacgggAAGCTGTCTTGGAGGAAGGGCAGCAAGGGTTTGAATGGCTGTCACCAGAGAGTGACTTAATCTGCTGTACCGCAAACCTGCCCCCCAataaattctcttttttaaagaatatgtttgTCCATGCTTAAAACAGCTGCTTTCTTTTCTCAATTTTGAGTGCTGAGATTCTTTTAGGTATTTTGGATGCAAGTATTTTGGCTCATTTTTGTACTCCGTAAATATGTCTTCAAAACTATAGCttgtcttttattcttttaacaaaatatttgaagCACATTTTTAGCAAATTTCAAATAActcaaatttgttattttttttaaagatttattcatttttattacagccagatatacagagaggaggagagacagagaggaagatcttccgtccgatgattcactccccaagtgagccgcaacgggccgatgcgcgccgatccgaagccgggaacctggaacctcttcctggtctcccacgcgggtgcagtgtcccaatgcattgggccgtcctcaactgctttcccaggccacaagcagggagctggatgggaagtggagctgccgggattagaaccggcgcccatatgggatcccggggctttcaaggcgagaactttagccgctaggccacgccgccgggccctcaaatttgttattttttcatcATTCATTTGGTGTCACATCTCTGAATTCTTCATATAATTTCTGTGCATGAAGATGATTTTACACTGTTTCTAATAGTTTTTGGCTTCACATTTAGATATatggttttgcttttaaatttgctttgtttCAATTGACTTAATTATAAGTTTTATGCTGTACAGTATGATATTTCACATACACTATGTCATGATTAGATAAGGGCAACTGTATATTCaccttctaaaatatttatttttctttgattcaatAAAAGATCAGTGAGTCGCTATTTTCAAATATGCATTGAAGTATTGTGAAATTTGCATAGTCCTCTTACTGTGCTACAGAGCATTAGAAGTTACAGCTATTTCTAGTTGAAATAGCAACAGAGAGCTTGGTTTGGTTCGGTTTTTTGTTTATTATGTGCAATGGTTAATGAACCATTTGCTAAAATGCCATCCTATATTAATCTATTTTAGCATTTTGGCTAAAAGCAGAGTTGCCGGGGCTGGGCATTGTGAACAGCACATTGGGCCATCAGTGGAACAATCATTTGCAACATCGGAGTCCCTAGGATTGTTTCTTATTCCTGCTTCTCATTCATATTCTTGTCAACGTACATGTACCTGGAAAGGAGccgtgatggttcaaatacttgtgCTCCCCAGTcctgagagacacagatggagtgcTTGGCTCTTAATTTTGGTCTGATCAAGTCACAGTTATTGAGGATATTACAAGAAGaactctctttcttgctcttttttctcCTTATTAGTTTGCCtttgagataaataaaaattcacaaaaataaacataaagcaGCCATATTCATATGGGTCCCTTTTTTCCTCCAATGGTATGTACACTGCTCTTTTACAGTATCACACTGTGCTTGCTTTAGATttacttaattccattttttttcttttttttttaaggtggaaaTGTGGTTTATTGAATCCTCAAGGTCTTTCTTCTATTCAATATAAGCTTTTAATGCTATAAATTTCCCTCTAACCACTGCTTTAGTTATATTCAAAAACTGTTCCTAGGatgtattttcaatttcattcagctcaatacattttttaatttcctttgagaTGTCCTCTTTGACCATGGATTATTTAAAAGTGTGTTT
This window of the Ochotona princeps isolate mOchPri1 chromosome 2, mOchPri1.hap1, whole genome shotgun sequence genome carries:
- the LOC131479598 gene encoding adenylate kinase 4, mitochondrial-like, giving the protein MCQMIAQNFGPQHFSSGHFLWENIKASTEVGDMAKQYLEKGHLVPHHVITRLMLSELESRSGQHWLLDGFPRILVQAEALEKICDLDLVITLNILFETLNDRFSCRWIHPPNGRVYNMDFNPPHVHGIDDITGESLVQQENAKPEAVAAWLRRYKDTVKLVIELYKSRGVLHQFLGMEINKIWPYVYTLFSNKITPIKSRQAY